A stretch of the Aegilops tauschii subsp. strangulata cultivar AL8/78 chromosome 4, Aet v6.0, whole genome shotgun sequence genome encodes the following:
- the LOC120963277 gene encoding secreted RxLR effector protein 161-like, whose translation MKDCHVVHARMEAQLKLSKDSSEKAVDAMLYCNIIKSLRYLVHTRPDITFVVGYLSRFMEAPASDHLAVVKHLLRCITSTLTHGCVYRRGNSKSLVGYSESDHAGDMDSQESTSGILFLLGNSPVSWQSVRQKIVTASSCKAEYISAAKMACQGIWLARLLDEMLNQDTAPALLFVDNKSAISLSKKPSASRPQQAHRSPLSLHT comes from the coding sequence ATGAAGGACTGCCATGTCGTGCATGCTCGAATGGAGGCACAGCTGAAGCTAAGCAAGGATAGCTCCGAGAAGGCAGTAGATGCTATGCTCTACTGCAACATCATCAAGAGTCTCAGGTACCTCGTACACACCCGACCAGACATCACATTCGTTGTCGGGTACCTGAGTAGGTTCATGGAAGCCCCGGCAAGCGATCACCTTGCTGTCGTCAAGCACCTGCTCCGATGCATCACGAGTACGCTCACGCATGGATGCGTGTATCGCCGTGGCAATAGCAAGAGCTTGGTCGGGTACAGCGAGTCCGACCACGCTGGTGACATGGACTCCCAGGAGAGCACCTCGGGCATACTGTTCCTTCTCGGGAATAGTCCCGTCAGCTGGCAATCGGTGAGGCAGAAGATTGTCACCGCATCTTCGTGCAAGGCGGAGTACATCTCGGCAGCTAAAATGGCCTGTCAAGGCATTTGGCTTGCTCGCCTTCTCGACGAGATGCTAAATCAGGACACCGCCCCGGCGCTCCTCTTCGTCGACAACAAGTCGGCGATTTCCCTCAGCAAGAAACCCAGTGCTTCACGACCACAGCAAGCACACCGATCTCCTCTATCACTTCATACATGA